From one Nonomuraea polychroma genomic stretch:
- a CDS encoding multidrug effflux MFS transporter, with amino-acid sequence MPHPSSLSPSPVTRLLPTLLLVLTVFGPISMDLYLPVLPALTIELDAATSMAQLTVTACLIGLALGQLIAGPLSDRFGRRGPLYIGVVAYIATSALCALSPSIELLIGARLVQGLAGGVGIVIAQAAGRDVYSGGALIRYYGRMTVIGGFAAIIGPLLGGQLATVTDWRGLFVFLAAIGAVILAAVALAYRETLPPHRRTKGGFTQTGGDFRTLLSNQVFTGAVLVQGFVNAALFAYLSGATYVLQGIYGLSPQQYALAFGLNSAGFMVFGYLAGRAGERWSVTGTLVVGLAMCALGALGLLASGLLALPLAAVIVSLLVMVSGVAVTTPPATTLALADYPQMAGTASSLLGMARFAFGGASAPFVGIAGAATMLPFGIVTVVSAALAVVAYTTLVTRRGAPTVIPESVPGRQLTGLETR; translated from the coding sequence GTGCCACATCCGTCCTCACTTTCGCCGAGCCCTGTCACGCGACTGCTTCCGACGCTGCTGCTCGTACTGACCGTGTTCGGGCCCATCTCGATGGACCTCTACCTGCCCGTGCTGCCGGCGTTGACGATCGAACTGGACGCGGCGACCTCGATGGCGCAGCTGACCGTCACCGCGTGCCTCATCGGCCTGGCGCTCGGGCAGCTCATCGCCGGGCCGCTGTCCGACCGATTCGGCCGCCGCGGACCCCTGTACATCGGCGTCGTCGCCTACATCGCGACCTCTGCGCTGTGCGCGCTGAGCCCGAGCATCGAGCTGCTCATCGGCGCCCGTCTCGTGCAAGGGCTCGCCGGCGGCGTCGGCATCGTGATCGCGCAAGCAGCAGGGCGCGACGTCTACTCCGGCGGGGCGCTCATCCGCTACTACGGCCGCATGACCGTGATCGGCGGCTTCGCCGCCATCATCGGGCCGCTCCTCGGCGGCCAGCTCGCCACGGTCACCGACTGGCGCGGTCTGTTCGTGTTCCTCGCCGCGATCGGCGCGGTCATCCTCGCCGCCGTCGCACTCGCCTACCGTGAGACCCTGCCACCGCACCGCCGCACGAAGGGCGGGTTCACGCAGACCGGAGGCGACTTCCGCACGCTGCTGTCGAACCAGGTGTTCACCGGCGCCGTGCTCGTGCAGGGATTCGTCAACGCCGCCCTGTTCGCCTACCTCAGCGGGGCGACGTACGTGCTGCAGGGCATCTACGGCCTGTCCCCGCAGCAGTACGCGCTCGCCTTCGGCCTCAACTCGGCCGGATTCATGGTGTTCGGCTACCTCGCCGGCCGAGCCGGCGAACGATGGAGCGTGACGGGCACGCTCGTCGTCGGCCTCGCCATGTGCGCGCTCGGCGCCCTCGGCCTCCTCGCCTCCGGGCTCTTGGCTCTGCCCCTGGCCGCGGTGATCGTGTCGCTTCTGGTCATGGTCAGCGGCGTCGCCGTCACGACCCCACCGGCGACGACACTCGCCCTCGCCGACTACCCGCAGATGGCCGGCACCGCGTCATCGCTGCTCGGCATGGCGCGATTCGCGTTCGGCGGAGCGTCCGCCCCATTCGTCGGCATCGCCGGCGCGGCCACCATGCTGCCGTTCGGCATCGTCACCGTCGTCTCGGCCGCCCTCGCAGTGGTGGCGTACACGACGCTCGTGACCCGCCGGGGCGCTCCTACGGTGATCCCGGAATCCGTACCCGGGCGGCAGCTCACCGGACTGGAGACGCGCTGA
- a CDS encoding alpha/beta hydrolase family protein encodes MIHHHDFQHEGLTLRSTVHVPGVPAAARRPTVVFVHGFSNNRMENRSFVLMSRLLESIGIASVRFDLSGHGESDGDFFDVTITNEIAETRSVVRTVRSFDFADPGRIALIGMSMGGVVAGIVAAEEPGIRAACLWSPAAVAPFEVGSGYLKGRDIAAEITDKGYFDADSHRMSPALADDIAGLDVYGRSCTYAGPVRIIHGDKDDIAPLSYARRYLDHYGGNAELDVVPGADHGWSTVPHRTRLHQSTLRFLREHLEPAS; translated from the coding sequence ATGATCCACCACCACGATTTCCAGCACGAGGGGCTGACGCTGCGCTCCACGGTGCACGTCCCCGGGGTTCCGGCCGCGGCCCGCCGGCCGACGGTGGTGTTCGTGCATGGTTTCTCCAACAACCGTATGGAGAACCGCTCGTTCGTCCTCATGTCGCGACTGCTGGAGAGCATCGGCATCGCGTCGGTCCGGTTCGACCTGTCGGGACACGGGGAGAGCGACGGCGACTTCTTCGACGTCACCATCACCAACGAAATAGCCGAGACGCGATCGGTCGTGCGGACCGTCCGGAGCTTCGACTTCGCCGACCCCGGGCGGATCGCCCTGATCGGGATGAGCATGGGCGGCGTCGTGGCGGGCATCGTGGCCGCCGAAGAACCCGGAATCCGGGCTGCGTGCCTGTGGTCGCCGGCCGCCGTCGCCCCCTTCGAAGTGGGCTCGGGCTACCTCAAGGGCCGCGACATCGCCGCCGAGATCACGGATAAGGGCTACTTCGACGCCGACAGCCACCGGATGAGCCCCGCCCTCGCCGACGACATCGCCGGCCTCGATGTCTATGGCCGATCCTGTACGTATGCCGGGCCGGTGCGCATCATCCACGGCGACAAGGACGACATCGCCCCGCTGTCCTACGCCCGCCGTTATCTCGACCACTACGGCGGCAACGCTGAACTGGACGTCGTCCCCGGAGCAGACCACGGGTGGAGCACCGTTCCGCACCGCACGCGGCTGCATCAGTCCACGTTGCGGTTTCTCCGCGAGCACCTGGAGCCCGCCTCATGA
- a CDS encoding carbohydrate ABC transporter permease — MRALKKLSAETIAFVLATVIFLVPFSFMLLTAVKDQAQAADLDFAWPGEWRIVENVIAVVEARDYVLLRAFVNSTILTVASVALIVIFAAMAAFVLQRRAGAIGKVANFLVLSGLIIPPAIVPTIWLLQTLGLFKTLPGLILVEVAFGLSYAVLLFRAFIAAIPRELDEAAQIDGCSGPALFFRVIFPLLRPVTITVILTTSVAVFNDFVNPLYFTPGDDNATVQVTLYNFQSQYSTQWNLLFTDIVLITIPPLLAFVFFNRKIVAGMTAGAIKG, encoded by the coding sequence ATGAGAGCGCTCAAGAAACTCAGCGCGGAGACGATCGCGTTCGTTCTGGCCACTGTGATCTTCCTGGTGCCGTTCTCGTTCATGCTGCTGACCGCGGTCAAGGATCAAGCGCAGGCCGCGGATCTGGACTTCGCCTGGCCGGGCGAGTGGCGGATCGTGGAGAACGTCATCGCGGTCGTGGAGGCCCGCGATTACGTGCTGCTGCGCGCTTTCGTCAACTCCACCATCCTCACCGTCGCATCGGTGGCACTGATCGTCATCTTCGCCGCGATGGCCGCGTTCGTGCTGCAGCGCCGCGCGGGGGCGATCGGCAAAGTGGCCAACTTCCTGGTGCTGTCCGGACTGATCATCCCGCCCGCGATCGTCCCCACGATCTGGCTGCTGCAGACGCTCGGCCTGTTCAAGACCCTGCCCGGGCTGATCCTCGTCGAAGTGGCCTTCGGCCTGTCGTACGCGGTGCTGCTCTTCCGGGCGTTCATCGCGGCCATCCCGCGGGAACTGGACGAGGCCGCCCAGATCGACGGTTGCAGCGGGCCGGCCCTGTTCTTCCGCGTGATCTTCCCGCTGCTGCGGCCGGTCACCATCACCGTCATCCTCACCACGTCGGTGGCCGTCTTCAACGACTTCGTCAACCCGCTGTACTTCACCCCGGGCGACGACAACGCCACCGTGCAGGTCACCCTCTACAACTTCCAGAGCCAGTACAGCACCCAATGGAACCTGCTGTTCACGGACATCGTCCTGATCACCATTCCACCGCTGCTGGCCTTCGTCTTCTTCAACCGCAAGATCGTCGCAGGCATGACCGCCGGCGCCATCAAGGGATGA